A single Lolium perenne isolate Kyuss_39 chromosome 6, Kyuss_2.0, whole genome shotgun sequence DNA region contains:
- the LOC127306168 gene encoding NF-X1-type zinc finger protein NFXL1, protein MQPSADRRRGNPSTAASRGVWRPRSAAAPTPTAADPHPPIPTNAAPHHHDNAAPILPLPNPASDARPHHRRQRRPNPTNRHAPPQERAPTNHSNSNISSHRPAPPPDRAPANHSNSRSHRRPPPQERTPLAPATAAAPAPAGAAVPQLVQEIQDKLARGAVECMICYDMVRRSAPVWSCGSCFSIFHLPCIRKWARSPASVSDASDPAASWRCPGCQSVHDVPARDIAYTCFCRRRRDPPNDLFLTPHSCGEPCSKPLGRTDPAAKGVSPDDDAAPRCPHLCVLQCHPGPCPPCKAFAPERPCPCGKQSIVRRCADRSTPVTCGQQCEQLLPCRRHRCGKVCHTGPCGDCQVNFSAQCFCGKKTETMLCGEMVVKGSLSEKDGVFSCSEACGHSLACGNHVCQDVCHPGPCGECELVPGKVTTCHCGKTKLQEKRASCLDPIPTCDKVCDKKLSCGLHRCKVTCHEGKCPPCLVRVEQRCRCGSSVQMVECYMVLMEEFRCNKPCGRKKNCGRHRCSECCCPLSKPFAQHEGGGNMDPHFCQIPCGKKLRCGQHGCQHLCHSGHCEPCRETIFSELSCACGRTSIPPPQPCGTPTPSCPHQCMVPRPCGHPASHQCHFGDCPPCVVPVMRECTGGHVMLRNIPCGSKDIRCNQPCGKNRQCGLHACARTCHPPPCDAPTANGDASSSSGSKVSCGQLCGVPRRECKHTCNTPCHPSSPCPDVRCEVRVTITCSCGRITSTVPCSAGGSYNGDSMFDISIIQQLPMPLQHVESNGKRIPLGQRKLCCDEECAKMERKKVLAEAFDITPPNLDALHFGENSNASELLSDLFRREPKWVLAIEERCKFLVLGKARGNSSSNIKVHVFCHMTKDKRDAIRLIADRWKLSVQEVGWEPKRFVTIHVTPKSKAPARVLGSKAGIHVSASHPYFDPMVDMDPRLVVAMLDLPREADVSSLVLRFGGECELVWLNDKNALAVFSDPARAATALRRLDHGSAYQGAAMFCPSSTTQASSSGNVWVGAQRDGVSAAKTSANPWKKAGTSESDPSVGHSPGTSLLGQAPGSGWRCADTPGQAMGTNRWNALESAAATSSGATDKRKMPPRTDAGSSSASAPRPDIGSSAAPNARQAVPKLQPDFEVEDWEESC, encoded by the coding sequence ATGCAGCCCTCCGCCGATCGACGCCGCGGCAACCCATCCACGGCCGCCTCCCGTGGTGTATGGCGGCCCCGATCCGCCGCTGCGCCTACCCCCACCGCCGCTGACCCCCATCCTCCGATCCCCACCAACGCCGCCCCCCACCACCATGACAACGCCGCCCCCATCCTACCCCTCCCGaatccggcctccgacgcccgccCTCACCACCGCCGCCAACGCCGCCCGAACCCCACCAACCGCCACGCCCCGCCGCAGGAGAGGGCTCCGACCAACCACAGCAACAGCAACATCAGCAGTCACCGCCCCGCCCCGCCGCCGGACAGGGCTCCGGCCAACCACAGCAACAGCAGGAGCCACCGCCGACCCCCGCCGCAGGAGAGGACTCCGCTCGCGCCCGCGACCGCGGCCGCTCCTGCGCCGGCAGGAGCGGCGGTGCCGCAGCTGGTGCAGGAGATCCAGGACAAGCTGGCGCGGGGCGCGGTGGAGTGCATGATCTGCTACGACATGGTGCGGAGGTCGGCGCCCGTGTGGTCCTGCGGCAGCTGCTTCTCCATCTTCCACCTCCCCTGCATCCGCAAGTGGGCGCGCTCCCCGGCCTCCGTCTCCGACGCCTCCGACCCGGCCGCCTCCTGGCGCTGCCCAGGCTGCCAGTCCGTGCACGACGTCCCGGCCCGCGACATCGCCTACACCTGCTTCTGCCGCCGGCGCCGCGACCCCCCCAACGACCTCTTCCTCACCCCGCACTCGTGCGGCGAGCCTTGCTCCAAGCCCCTCGGGAGGACCGATCCTGCTGCCAAGGGCGTCTCCCCCGATGACGATGCTGCCCCCAGGTGCCCGCACCTCTGCGTCCTGCAGTGCCACCCTGGGCCGTGCCCACCCTGCAAGGCGTTTGCTCCGGAGCGGCCGTGCCCTTGCGGCAAGCAGTCTATCGTGCGGCGGTGCGCGGACCGGAGTACGCCTGTTACATGTGGGCAGCAATGCGAACAGCTCCTCCCCTGCCGGAGGCACCGCTGCGGGAAGGTATGCCACACCGGGCCTTGCGGGGACTGTCAGGTCAACTTCTCTGCGCAGTGCTTCTGTGGCAAGAAAACAGAGACGATGTTGTGCGGTGAGATGGTGGTGAAGGGGAGTCTTTCGGAGAAGGATGGGGTGTTCTCGTGCAGCGAGGCTTGTGGCCACAGTCTGGCATGCGGCAATCATGTCTGCCAGGATGTTTGCCACCCAGGGCCGTGCGGGGAGTGCGAGCTTGTGCCAGGGAAGGTCACCACATGTCATTGCGGCAAGACAAAGCTGCAGGAGAAGAGGGCGAGTTGTTTGGACCCAATCCCCACCTGTGACAAGGTCTGTGACAAGAAATTGTCGTGCGGGCTTCATAGGTGCAAGGTTACATGTCACGAGGGAAAGTGTCCACCATGCTTGGTGCGCGTTGAGCAGAGGTGCCGCTGTGGCTCATCAGTTCAGATGGTTGAGTGCTACATGGTCTTGATGGAAGAGTTCCGCTGCAACAAGCCTTGTGGCCGGAAGAAGAACTGCGGGAGGCACAGGTGCAGTGAGTGTTGTTGCCCGCTGTCGAAGCCGTTTGCTCAGCATGAAGGTGGTGGCAACATGGATCCCCATTTCTGCCAGATACCATGTGGTAAGAAGCTCCGTTGTGGGCAGCATGGATGCCAGCATCTCTGCCACAGCGGTCACTGCGAACCTTGCCGTGAGACCATATTCAGTGAGCTCTCTTGTGCCTGTGGCAGGACATCTATTCCGCCACCACAGCCGTGCGGCACACCAACTCCATCGTGCCCACACCAGTGCATGGTCCCTCGGCCTTGTGGGCATCCAGCTTCGCATCAATGCCATTTTGGGGACTGCCCACCTTGCGTTGTGCCAGTGATGAGGGAATGCACTGGGGGACATGTGATGTTAAGGAACATCCCTTGTGGTTCAAAGGATATTAGATGCAACCAGCCCTGTGGAAAGAACCGTCAATGTGGACTGCATGCTTGTGCCAGGACTTGCCATCCTCCCCCTTGTGATGCGCCGACCGCAAATGGAGATGCGAGTTCAAGCTCTGGGAGCAAAGTTTCATGTGGACAGTTATGTGGTGTCCCAAGGAGGGAATGCAAGCACACTTGCAATACCCCATGCCACCCATCATCACCTTGCCCAGACGTGAGATGTGAAGTCCGTGTGACTATTACCTGTTCTTGTGGCCGTATCACTTCAACTGTGCCCTGCAGTGCTGGTGGATCCTACAATGGCGATAGTATGTTTGATATCTCCATCATACAGCAGCTGCCAATGCCTCTCCAACACGTGGAATCAAATGGGAAGCGGATACCTCTTGGGCAGAGGAAACTTTGCTGTGATGAGGAGTGTGCAAAAATGGAGAGGAAAAAGGTCCTTGCTGAAGCTTTTGACATAACACCGCCCAATCTGGATGCATTACATTTTGGTGAGAACTCAAATGCATCGGAGTTGCTCTCTGATCTTTTCCGGCGCGAGCCAAAGTGGGTGCTAGCCATAGAGGAGAGGTGCAAATTTCTTGTGCTTGGGAAGGCAAGAGGAAATTCTTCAAGCAACATCAAGGTCCATGTCTTCTGTCACATGACGAAGGATAAGAGGGATGCTATCAGGCTCATTGCAGATAGGTGGAAGCTGTCTGTTCAGGAGGTTGGTTGGGAGCCCAAGCGTTTTGTTACCATTCATGTCACACCCAAGTCAAAGGCACCTGCTCGCGTTCTGGGTTCCAAGGCTGGTATCCATGTCTCTGCTTCCCATCCTTACTTTGATCCCATGGTGGACATGGACCCGAGGCTTGTTGTTGCAATGCTGGACCTGCCAAGGGAAGCTGATGTTAGCTCTCTAGTCTTGAGGTTTGGTGGGGAGTGTGAATTGGTTTGGCTGAATGACAAGAATGCCTTGGCGGTCTTCAGTGATCCAGCTAGAGCCGCGACAGCGCTGAGGCGGCTGGACCATGGGTCTGCTTACCAGGGTGCTGCAATGTTTTGTCCAAGCAGCACCACTCAGGCTTCGTCATCAGGCAATGTGTGGGTTGGAGCACAGAGGGACGGAGTATCGGCTGCAAAGACCAGCGCCAATCCATGGAAGAAGGCTGGTACCTCTGAATCTGACCCATCTGTTGGTCATTCTCCAGGGACAAGTCTGCTTGGCCAAGCTCCAGGGTCAGGGTGGAGGTGTGCTGACACTCCTGGTCAGGCCATGGGTACAAACAGATGGAATGCTCTGGAGTCTGCTGCTGCGACAAGCTCCGGGGCAACCGACAAACGCAAGATGCCTCCTCGCACTGATGCTGGGTCCTCCAGCGCTTCTGCTCCTCGCCCAGACATTGGGTCCAGTGCAGCCCCAAACGCTAGGCAAGCAGTGCCCAAGCTGCAGCCAGACTTTGAAGTGGAAGACTGGGAAGAATCGTGCTGA
- the LOC127306170 gene encoding uncharacterized protein, with protein MSSGSGADNDHAKEAALYEQQLSKIGQVRAALGKLSGKSALYCSDGSVARYLIARNWDVKKATKMLMKTLKWRSEYKPDEIRWDDISDEAATGKIYRSDYFDKSGRSILVMRPSCQNTKKAKGQVRYLVYCMENAILNLPPGQDQMVWLIDFAGFGMSHLSLHVTKLTADVLQGHYPERLGVAILYNAPRVFESFWKMASPILEPKTRNKVKFVYPDNPETDKIMEDLFNMDELECAFGGRSQASFNINDFAARMREDDNKMPLFWSPENSALASEPYLMKNHGSQQCSSGLKTEEIALDKIEETENLSEKSEESESTSEEKEETEVASEERGQTEILSEKRHETETGSVKDETETRSEKKEETESSTVKLITSKGEGITSSEKGTSSSDP; from the exons ATGAGCTCAGGGAGTGGTGCAGACAATGACCATGCGAAAGAAGCAGCACTATATGAGCAGCAGCTGTCCAAG ATTGGTCAAGTTAGAGCTGCCCTAGGAAAATTATCAGGAAAATCTGCACTGTATTGCTCAGATGGTTCAGTTGCGAGGTATCTGATAGCAAGGAATTGGGACGTGAAGAAGGCTACCAAAATGCTTATGAAAACCTTGAAATGGCGTTCTGAGTATAAGCCTGATGAGATCCGTTGG GATGACATATCAGATGAAGCCGCGACTGGGAAAATTTACCGGAGTGATTATTTTGACAAAAGTGGACGGAGTATTCTTGTCATGAGACCTTCATGCCAG AATACCAAGAAGGCCAAGGGGCAGGTCAGGTATTTGGTATACTGTATGGAGAATGCAATCCTAAATCTTCCACCTGGTCAGGATCAGATGGTTTGGCTCATTGATTTTGCTGGCTTTGGCATGTCTCACTTATCACTTCACGTGACAAAGTTGACAGCAGATGTCCTACAAGGTCATTATCCTGAAAGATTGGGTGTGGCAATTCTTTACAATGCTCCCAGAGTTTTCGAGTCTTTCTGGAAG ATGGCAAGTCCCATTCTTGAGCCGAAAACGAGAAATAAGGTCAAATTTGTATACCCTGATAATCCTGAAACCGACAAGATAATGGAAGACCTTTTCAACATGGATGAATTAGAATGTGCATTTGGCGGTAGAAGCCAGGCCAGTTTTAACATAAATGATTTTGCTGCAAGGATGAGAGAAGATGACAACAAGATGCCCTTGTTTTGGAGCCCTGAGAATTCTGCGCTTGCTTCCGAGCCCTATCTGATGAAGAACCATGGGTCCCAACAATGTAGCTCAGGTTTGAAGACTGAAGAGATTGCATTGGACAAGATTGAGGAAACAGAGAATTTATCTGAAAAGAGTGAAGAATCAGAGAGTACATCGGAGGAAAAGGAAGAGACTGAGGTTGCATCTGAGGAGAGGGGACAGACTGAGATTTTGTCTGAGAAGAGGCACGAAACAGAAACTGGCTCTGTAAAGGACGAAACAGAGACTAGAtctgaaaagaaagaagaaactgAATCAAGCACAGTTAAATTGATAACCTCAAAAGGAGAAGGTATTACATCTTCAGAGAAAGGTACCAGTTCATCTGATCCATGA
- the LOC127306169 gene encoding type I inositol polyphosphate 5-phosphatase 5, translating into MSNHPHNLNNVPRDIPKPASADELVKNGKKKKSFMSNIFRKKGRSGAGSSEKRSTSRRDIVFDLDEKCGGERADATTMAEEFLDASPTVRKSVSERHCATRIESLTLSCLDSPSRQNVDTREYRVFVGTWNVGGKPPNSSLNLEDFLQIEGLPDIYVLGFQEIVPLNAGNVLVVEDNEPAAKWLALIYQALNKPQQQQQHQQTQDQQSSGDELSPTESSAAAASTSTSAQTLSRQGAGRERGPSIPKSSSSGALLFHKPSLKALSKNYRVNSALVKTCTCMSDPSTMIRRAREMRDFIYRVEASSSGGEEPDQYPSSSSSPGLGGFDAIGGGGGMNYCLIASKQMVGIFLSVWVRRELVQNIGHLRVDSVGRGIMGRLGNKGCIAMSMTLHQTSVCFVCSHLASGEKEGDEVRRNADVAEILKSTQFPRICKVPGQRIPEKIIDHDRIIWLGDLNYRVVLSYDETRALLEENDWDTLLENDQLMIERQAGRVFKGWKEGKIYFAPTYKYKPNTDTYAGETTKSKKKRRTPAWCDRILWHGRGIEQLQYIRGESRFSDHRPVCSVFVVEADVDNGSKIRKGYSTLDSRIHCESPLPIPQRHSFYDF; encoded by the exons ATGTCAAACCATCCTCATAATCTCAACAATGTCCCCCGCGACATCCCCAAGCCCGCCTCGGCCGACGAGCTCGTCAAGAATGGCAAGAAGAAGAAG TCCTTCATGTCCAACATCTTCCGCAAGAAAGGGAGGAGCGGCGCGGGGAGCTCGGAAAAGAGGTCGACCTCGCGCCGAGACATCGTCTTCGATTTGGACGAGAAATGCGGCGGCGAGAGGGCGGACGCCACGACGATGGCGGAGGAGTTCTTGGACGCGTCTCCCACCGTCCGCAAGAGCGTTTCAG AGCGGCATTGCGCGACGCGAATCGAGAGCCTGACCCTCAGCTGCCTGGATTCGCCCAGCAGGCAGAACGTCGATACCAGGGAATACAG GGTGTTCGTGGGCACGTGGAACGTGGGAGGGAAGCCTCCTAACAGCAGCCTTAACCTAGAAGATTTTCTCCAGATAGAAGGATTACCTGACATCTACGTCCTAGG GTTCCAGGAGATCGTGCCTCTGAACGCCGGCAACGTGCTGGTGGTGGAGGACAACGAGCCGGCGGCGAAATGGCTGGCGCTCATCTACCAGGCCCTCAACAAgccccagcagcagcagcagcaccaacAGACGCAGGACCAGCAGTCCTCCGGCGACGAGCTGTCGCCGACGGAGTCATCCGCCGCAGCTGCGTCGACCTCCACGTCCGCCCAGACCCTGAGCCGGCAGGGCGCCGGCCGCGAGCGCGGCCCGTCCATCCCAAAGTCCTCCAGCAGCGGCGCGCTCCTCTTCCACAAGCCGTCCCTCAAGGCGCTCAGCAAGAATTACCGCGTCAACAGCGCGCTCGTCAAGACCTGCACCTGCATGTCCGACCCCTCCACCATGATACGCCGCGCCCGGGAGATGCGGGACTTCATCTACCGTGTCGAGGCCTCCTCGTCCGGCGGCGAGGAGCCGGACCAGTacccctcctcgtcctcgtctccGGGGTTAGGAGGATTCGATgccatcggcggcggcggcgggatgaaCTACTGCCTGATCGCGAGCAAGCAGATGGTGGGCATCTTCCTGTCCGTGTGGGTGCGGCGGGAGTTGGTGCAGAACATCGGCCACCTCCGGGTGGACTCCGTCGGCCGCGGCATCATGGGCCGCCTAGGCAACAAGGGCTGCATCGCCATGAGCATGACGCTGCACCAGACCAGCGTCTGCTTCGTGTGCAGCCACCTGGCCTCCGGCGAGAAGGAAGGCGACGAGGTGCGCCGCAACGCCGACGTCGCGGAGATCCTCAAAAGCACCCAGTTCCCGCGCATCTGCAAGGTGCCCGGCCAGCGGATCCCCGAGAAGATCATCGACCACGA CCGGATCATATGGCTCGGGGACCTGAACTACCGCGTCGTGCTGAGCTACGACGAGACCAGGGCGTTGCTCGAGGAGAACGACTGGGACACCTTGCTCGAGAACGATCAG CTGATGATCGAGAGGCAGGCAGGAAGAGTGTTCAAGGGGTGGAAGGAAGGAAAAATATACTTCGCGCCCACGTACAAATACAAGCCAAACACCGACACCTACGCCGGGGAGACCACCAAATCGAAGAAGAAAAGGAGAACACCTGCCTG GTGTGACCGGATACTGTGGCACGGCCGGGGGATAGAGCAGCTGCAGTACATCAGGGGCGAGTCCAGGTTCTCCGACCACCGGCCTGTCTGCAGCGTCTTCGTGGTCGAAGCTGATGTAGATAATGGGAGCAAGATCAGGAAGGGCTACTCCACCCTGGACTCCAGGATCCACTGCGAGTCGCCGTTGCCAATACCACAGAGACACAGCTTCTATGACTTTTGA